In Gammaproteobacteria bacterium, the genomic window TGACCATCGGATGCCGGAATGCGGCGCGGTTCGAGCATCTTCCCTTCCGCGGGGGCGCGCGTGCTGAACACGCCATAGGACGGCATACGAATCGAGACCTGCTGCGCCTCCCGCTCGAGATAGGGATCGGTAACGGTCTCGATCGCGGTCACAGTACCGTCCGCGGGGCTGACGATGGCCTGCGGGTTGGAGGGGATCTGTCGAGGCGGATCACGAAACATGAACAGCAGGATCAGCACGCCGCCCCACAGCGGCAGCGACCAGGCCCAGTCGATCCGCCAGAACACGAAGACACCCGCGCAACCCAGCAGAAAGATAACCGGCCAGCCCTCACGGGCGATCAGTGGATAGCGGCTTGCAGCCATGGAGTAAGCCAGAGGATGGAAAATGGGGCGCGCAGTATAGCGCGCCCCGTGATGAACGTCAGTTGCGGCTCTTGTCGACGATCTTGTTGGCCTTGATCCAGGGCATCATGCTGCGCAGGCGCTCGCCGACCTCCTCGATCTGATGCTCGCGACCGATACGGCGCTTGGCCTTCAGGGTCGCGGCCCCGGCCTGGTTCTCCAGGATGAATTCCCGGGCGAATTCACCGGCCTGGATCTCGGTGAGGATCTTCTTCATCTCCGCCTTGGTCTGCTCGGTGACGATGCGCGGACCGCGGGTCAGATCGCCGTACTCGGCGGTATTGGAGATGGAGTAGCGCATATTGGCGATGCCACCCTCATACATCAGATCGACAATCAGCTTGAGCTCGTGCAGACACTCGAAATAGGCCATCTCCGGCGCATAACCCGCTTCCACCAGCGTCTCGAAGCCGGCCTGCACCAACGCGGTGGCACCGCCGCACAGCACCGCCTGCTCGCCGAACAGATCGGTCTCGGTCTCTTCGCGAAAGCTGGTCTCGATGATGCCGGCACGGCCGCCGCCGTTGGCGGAGGCATACGACAGCGCGACGCCCTTGGCCTTGCCGGAGGCATCCTGGAACACCGCGATCAGGCTCGGCACGCCGCCGCCCTGAGTATAGGTTGAGCGCACCAGATGGCCCGGCCCCTTGGGCGCGACCATGATCACGTCGAGGTCGGCGCGCGGTACGATCTGCTCGAAATGGATGTTGAAGCCGTGCGCGAAGGCCAGCGTGGCACCTTTTTTGATGTTCGGTTCGACGGCTTCGTCATAGACCTTGCGCTGATGCTCGTCGGGCGCCAGGATCATCACCACGTCGGCG contains:
- the ilvC gene encoding ketol-acid reductoisomerase, giving the protein MNIYYDKDCDLSLIKKRKVTIVGYGSQGHAHANNLKDSGVDVTVALRPGSASEAKAKKAKLKVKDIAAAVKGADVVMILAPDEHQRKVYDEAVEPNIKKGATLAFAHGFNIHFEQIVPRADLDVIMVAPKGPGHLVRSTYTQGGGVPSLIAVFQDASGKAKGVALSYASANGGGRAGIIETSFREETETDLFGEQAVLCGGATALVQAGFETLVEAGYAPEMAYFECLHELKLIVDLMYEGGIANMRYSISNTAEYGDLTRGPRIVTEQTKAEMKKILTEIQAGEFAREFILENQAGAATLKAKRRIGREHQIEEVGERLRSMMPWIKANKIVDKSRN
- a CDS encoding phosphatidylserine decarboxylase, giving the protein MAASRYPLIAREGWPVIFLLGCAGVFVFWRIDWAWSLPLWGGVLILLFMFRDPPRQIPSNPQAIVSPADGTVTAIETVTDPYLEREAQQVSIRMPSYGVFSTRAPAEGKMLEPRRIPASDGHQGVWLRTDEGDDLVIVMHRGPLHNAPRCYVGFGDRVGQGQRCGFITLGSTIELYLPANCRMKVQPGDHVRAGTDIIGLLVHK